One region of Nothobranchius furzeri strain GRZ-AD chromosome 16, NfurGRZ-RIMD1, whole genome shotgun sequence genomic DNA includes:
- the LOC107388114 gene encoding gastrula zinc finger protein XlCGF57.1, with protein MQQREKFGSHRRKMSNRGKSPHDQLDMSVFPVDVQQMMLNKEAAPEELSPGVSQMDLETLNIKKEEEDPLNEMMESCATSISSTAGSCLCEEDEDKVLSQFNQHQATDRDLPTSSCPDQIKAVNGEEDCGGAKCTRNPDINFYGDDSNSSEMKMIENKDDQDGNICDCQLKSLSDSEPETEDSEQEWNESESSESDVKAVNKSFSCPECGKRIFHKGSLYKHVRVSSPSAKSSSSCWCNEKSVGVEQNVDLCKKAQAELSFSCDHCGFSFNDKSKINCHTRGHAGQKPFACDVCGQRFRFKAHLIGHMKVHPGQKPLAADVRGQPFSENSNLNVQFYTKQKTFMCDVCGKGFNCMPHLIVHMRGHTGQKPFSCECCGQRFSQKSVLISHMRVHTGQKPFVCELCGQRFSQTSSLNRHVRVHTGQKPFDCKVCGQKFNLKAILNRHINVHTGQKPFVCDVCGKGFSQKTNLNTHMRVHTGLKPFVCDVCGDRFRHKVSLNTHVRVHTGNKTDLTTRVPTGTT; from the exons ATGCAGCAGAGGGAGAAATTCGGGAGCCACAGACGGAAAATGAGCAACAGAGGAAAAAGTCCCCACGACCAGCTGGACATGTCAG TGTTCCCTGTAGATGTTCAGCAGATGATGTTGAATAAAGAAGCAGCTCCTGAAGAACTAAGTCCTGGTGTGAGCCAGATGGACCTGGAGACCCTCAACATTAAGAAGGAAGAGGAGGATCCACTTAATGAGATGATGGAGTCATGTGCCACCAGCATTTCATCCACTGCAGGTTCTTGTCTGTGTGAGGAGGATGAAGACAAAGTTCTGTCACAGTTCAATCAGCACCAGGCTACTGACCGAgatcttccaaccagcagctGTCCTGACCAGATAAAAGCTGTAAATGGTGAAGAGGACTGTGGAGGAGCAAAATGTACCAGAAATCCAGATATAAATTTTTATGGAGATGATTCCAACTCTTCAGAGATGAAAATGATTGAGAATAAAGATGACCAGGATGGGAACATATGTGACTGTCAGCTGAAATCCTTGTCAGACTCTGAGCCAGAAACTGAAGACAGTGAACAAGAATGGAATGAGAGCgagtcttctgagtcagatgttaaGGCTGTGAACAAATCctttagctgccctgagtgtggtaaaCGTATTTTCCACAAAGGGTCTCTCTATAAACACGTGAGAGTTTCAAGTCCTTCAGCAAAAAGTTCTTCAAGCTGTTGGTGCAATGAGAAAAGTGTTGGAGTGGAACAAAATGTAGACTTGTGCAAGAAAGCCCAGGCAGAACTATCATTTAGTTGTGATCACTGTGGATTTTCTTTTAACGATAAATCAAAAATTAACTGTCACACGAGAGGACACGCGGGTCAGAAACCATTTGCTTGTGAtgtttgtggacaaagatttaggttTAAGGCACATTTGATCGGTCATATGAAAGTTCACCCAGGTCAGAAACCACTTGCTGCTGATGTTCGTGGACAACCGTTTAGTGAAAACTCAAATTTAAACGTGCAATTCTACactaaacaaaaaacatttaTGTGTGATGTTTGTGGAAAAGGATTTAACTGTATGCCACATTTGATTGTTCACATGAGAggacacacaggacagaaacctttttctTGTGAgtgctgtggacaaagatttagccaaaagtcagTTTTAataagtcacatgagagtccacacaggacaaaaaccttttgtttgtgaactctgtggacaaagatttagccaaacatCAAGTTTAAACAGACATGTACGAGTCCACACCGGACAGAAACCGTTTGACTGTAAGgtctgtggacaaaaatttaaCCTTAAGGCAATTTTAAACAGACACATAAATGTCCACACGGGACAAAAACCTTTTGTGTGCGATGTTTGTGGGAAAGGATTCAGCCAAAAGactaatttaaacactcacatgagagtccacacaggactgaaaccttttgtgtgtgatgtttgtgGAGACAGGTTCAGGCATAAGGTCAGTTTAAACACACacgtgagagtccacacaggaaacAAAACAGATTTAACTACAAGGGTTCCTACTGGTACAACTTAA
- the LOC107388113 gene encoding gastrula zinc finger protein XlCGF57.1 isoform X2, with product MDDVQQMVFNKEAAPEELKLGVSPMDLETLNVKEEEEPLQEMIETTSTSLNAVSCQYEEDEGKVLLSQFDQHQAADDDLPTSSFNQKKREGGGEDSGGAKCTSKPDPNPFEDDSNSSESESSENEDDQDGNICDCQLKSLSDSEPETEDSEKEWNENESSESDVKAVNKSLSCLECGKPVLHKGSLQKHMRGISASAARSSNCQRNKSYGCVECGFSFNDKSIFKSHMRVHTDQKPFACVVCGHRFRYKTHLIGHMRVHSEQKPFMCDVCGQEFSEHTNFNTHMRAHNEQKAFMCDVCGQRFSHKGQLISHTRVHTGEKPFFCEFCGKGFSHKAHLISHIRVHTGQKPFPCKLCGQRFTKKQTLNIHMRVHTGQKPYTCKLCGQRFSQRSSLNNHMVVHTAQKPYNCEFCGQRFGLKRGLNRHMKIHTGQKPFVCNVCGKSCNQKANLNTHMRVHTGQKPFVCDVCGEGFRHKVSLNAHKRVHTGQNTDLTTRV from the exons atggatg ACGTTCAGCAGATGGTGTTTAATAAAGAAGCAGCTCCTGAAGAACTGAAGCTTGGTGTGAGTCCAATGGACCTGGAGACCCTCAACGTGAAGGAGGAAGAAGAGCCCCTTCAGGAGATGATTGAGACCACCAGTACTTCCCTCAATGCTGTTTCTTGTCAGTATGAGGAAGATGAAGGCAAAGTTCTGTTGTCACAGTTCGATCAGCACCAGGCTGCAGACGATgatcttccaaccagcagctTCAACCAAAAGAAAAGAGAAGGTGGTGGAGAGGACAGTGGAGGAGCAAAATGTACCAGCAAGCCAGATCCAAATCCTTTTGAAGATGATTCCAACTCGTCAGAGTCTGAAAGCAGTGAGAATGAAGATGACCAGGATGGGAACATATGTGACTGTCAGCTGAAATCCTTGTCAGACTCTGAGCCAGAAACTGAAGACAGTGAAAAAGAATGGAATGAGAACgagtcttctgagtcagatgttaaGGCTGTGAACAAATCTTTAAGCTGCCTTGAGTGTGGTAAACCTGTTCTCCACAAAGGGTCCCTCCAGAAACATATGAGAGGTATAAGTGCCTCAGCAGCGAGGTCTTCAAACTGCCAGCGCAATAAGTCTTATGGTTGTGTTGAGTGTGGATTTTCTTTTAACGATAAATCCATATTTaaaagtcacatgagagtccacacagatcAGAAACCAtttgcttgtgttgtttgtggacacAGATTTAGGTATAAGACACATTTGAttggtcacatgagagtccacagtgAACAAAAACCTTTTATGTGTGATGTTTGTGGACAAGAATTTAGTGAAcacactaatttcaacacacacatGCGAGCCCACAATGAACAAAAAGCCTTTATGTGTGAtgtttgtggacaaagatttagccataagggACAATTGATCAGTCACactagagtccacacaggagagaaacctttttTTTGTGAGTTCTGTGGAAAAGGATTTAGCCATAAAGCACATTTGATAAGTCAtattagagtccacacaggacagaaaccatttCCCTGCAAGCTCTGTGGGCAAAGGTTTACCAAAAAGCAAACTTTGAAcatacacatgagagtccacacaggacagaaaccgtaTACTTGtaaactctgtggacaaagatttagccaaaggtCCAGTTTAAACAATCACATGGTAGTCCACACAGCGCAGAAGCCATATAATTGTgagttctgtggacaaagatttggcCTTAAGCgaggtttaaacagacacatgaaaatccacacaggacaaaaaccTTTTGTGTGTAATGTTTGTGGAAAAAGTTGTAACCAAAAAGCAAAtctaaacactcacatgagagttcacacaggacagaagccttttgtgtGTGACGTTTGTGGAGAGGGGTTCAGGCATAAAGTAAGTTTAAACGCACACaaaagagtccacacaggacaaaacacagatttaactACAAGGGTTTAA
- the LOC107388113 gene encoding gastrula zinc finger protein XlCGF57.1 isoform X1 produces MYGSGSDTYSGCSLVLLVGVSLQPGPTVRETLALSGLSTNRSCCRVYPPLVAIVVLFSWSDRKQLCVLSSVLEVAVLRRPSCLLASRDSSLLQMDGWYNVQQMVFNKEAAPEELKLGVSPMDLETLNVKEEEEPLQEMIETTSTSLNAVSCQYEEDEGKVLLSQFDQHQAADDDLPTSSFNQKKREGGGEDSGGAKCTSKPDPNPFEDDSNSSESESSENEDDQDGNICDCQLKSLSDSEPETEDSEKEWNENESSESDVKAVNKSLSCLECGKPVLHKGSLQKHMRGISASAARSSNCQRNKSYGCVECGFSFNDKSIFKSHMRVHTDQKPFACVVCGHRFRYKTHLIGHMRVHSEQKPFMCDVCGQEFSEHTNFNTHMRAHNEQKAFMCDVCGQRFSHKGQLISHTRVHTGEKPFFCEFCGKGFSHKAHLISHIRVHTGQKPFPCKLCGQRFTKKQTLNIHMRVHTGQKPYTCKLCGQRFSQRSSLNNHMVVHTAQKPYNCEFCGQRFGLKRGLNRHMKIHTGQKPFVCNVCGKSCNQKANLNTHMRVHTGQKPFVCDVCGEGFRHKVSLNAHKRVHTGQNTDLTTRV; encoded by the exons ATGTACGGATCGGGCAGTGACACCTACAGCGGCTGCAGCCTGGTGCTCTTGGTTGGAGTCAGTTTGCAGCCAGGTCCTACCGTGCGCGAGACTCTGGCACTGTCCGGGTTGAGCACTAATCGCTCCTGCTGCAGGGTTTATCCGCCGCTGGTTGCTATTGTGGTTTTATTTTCGTGGTCGGATCGGAAACAATTGTGTGTTCTTTCCTCAGTTCTGGAGGTAGCAGTGTTGAGACGGCCTAGCTGTTTACTAGCATCGCGAGACTCCTCGTTgctgcagatggatggatggtaca ACGTTCAGCAGATGGTGTTTAATAAAGAAGCAGCTCCTGAAGAACTGAAGCTTGGTGTGAGTCCAATGGACCTGGAGACCCTCAACGTGAAGGAGGAAGAAGAGCCCCTTCAGGAGATGATTGAGACCACCAGTACTTCCCTCAATGCTGTTTCTTGTCAGTATGAGGAAGATGAAGGCAAAGTTCTGTTGTCACAGTTCGATCAGCACCAGGCTGCAGACGATgatcttccaaccagcagctTCAACCAAAAGAAAAGAGAAGGTGGTGGAGAGGACAGTGGAGGAGCAAAATGTACCAGCAAGCCAGATCCAAATCCTTTTGAAGATGATTCCAACTCGTCAGAGTCTGAAAGCAGTGAGAATGAAGATGACCAGGATGGGAACATATGTGACTGTCAGCTGAAATCCTTGTCAGACTCTGAGCCAGAAACTGAAGACAGTGAAAAAGAATGGAATGAGAACgagtcttctgagtcagatgttaaGGCTGTGAACAAATCTTTAAGCTGCCTTGAGTGTGGTAAACCTGTTCTCCACAAAGGGTCCCTCCAGAAACATATGAGAGGTATAAGTGCCTCAGCAGCGAGGTCTTCAAACTGCCAGCGCAATAAGTCTTATGGTTGTGTTGAGTGTGGATTTTCTTTTAACGATAAATCCATATTTaaaagtcacatgagagtccacacagatcAGAAACCAtttgcttgtgttgtttgtggacacAGATTTAGGTATAAGACACATTTGAttggtcacatgagagtccacagtgAACAAAAACCTTTTATGTGTGATGTTTGTGGACAAGAATTTAGTGAAcacactaatttcaacacacacatGCGAGCCCACAATGAACAAAAAGCCTTTATGTGTGAtgtttgtggacaaagatttagccataagggACAATTGATCAGTCACactagagtccacacaggagagaaacctttttTTTGTGAGTTCTGTGGAAAAGGATTTAGCCATAAAGCACATTTGATAAGTCAtattagagtccacacaggacagaaaccatttCCCTGCAAGCTCTGTGGGCAAAGGTTTACCAAAAAGCAAACTTTGAAcatacacatgagagtccacacaggacagaaaccgtaTACTTGtaaactctgtggacaaagatttagccaaaggtCCAGTTTAAACAATCACATGGTAGTCCACACAGCGCAGAAGCCATATAATTGTgagttctgtggacaaagatttggcCTTAAGCgaggtttaaacagacacatgaaaatccacacaggacaaaaaccTTTTGTGTGTAATGTTTGTGGAAAAAGTTGTAACCAAAAAGCAAAtctaaacactcacatgagagttcacacaggacagaagccttttgtgtGTGACGTTTGTGGAGAGGGGTTCAGGCATAAAGTAAGTTTAAACGCACACaaaagagtccacacaggacaaaacacagatttaactACAAGGGTTTAA
- the LOC107388113 gene encoding gastrula zinc finger protein XlCGF57.1 isoform X3, giving the protein MVFNKEAAPEELKLGVSPMDLETLNVKEEEEPLQEMIETTSTSLNAVSCQYEEDEGKVLLSQFDQHQAADDDLPTSSFNQKKREGGGEDSGGAKCTSKPDPNPFEDDSNSSESESSENEDDQDGNICDCQLKSLSDSEPETEDSEKEWNENESSESDVKAVNKSLSCLECGKPVLHKGSLQKHMRGISASAARSSNCQRNKSYGCVECGFSFNDKSIFKSHMRVHTDQKPFACVVCGHRFRYKTHLIGHMRVHSEQKPFMCDVCGQEFSEHTNFNTHMRAHNEQKAFMCDVCGQRFSHKGQLISHTRVHTGEKPFFCEFCGKGFSHKAHLISHIRVHTGQKPFPCKLCGQRFTKKQTLNIHMRVHTGQKPYTCKLCGQRFSQRSSLNNHMVVHTAQKPYNCEFCGQRFGLKRGLNRHMKIHTGQKPFVCNVCGKSCNQKANLNTHMRVHTGQKPFVCDVCGEGFRHKVSLNAHKRVHTGQNTDLTTRV; this is encoded by the coding sequence ATGGTGTTTAATAAAGAAGCAGCTCCTGAAGAACTGAAGCTTGGTGTGAGTCCAATGGACCTGGAGACCCTCAACGTGAAGGAGGAAGAAGAGCCCCTTCAGGAGATGATTGAGACCACCAGTACTTCCCTCAATGCTGTTTCTTGTCAGTATGAGGAAGATGAAGGCAAAGTTCTGTTGTCACAGTTCGATCAGCACCAGGCTGCAGACGATgatcttccaaccagcagctTCAACCAAAAGAAAAGAGAAGGTGGTGGAGAGGACAGTGGAGGAGCAAAATGTACCAGCAAGCCAGATCCAAATCCTTTTGAAGATGATTCCAACTCGTCAGAGTCTGAAAGCAGTGAGAATGAAGATGACCAGGATGGGAACATATGTGACTGTCAGCTGAAATCCTTGTCAGACTCTGAGCCAGAAACTGAAGACAGTGAAAAAGAATGGAATGAGAACgagtcttctgagtcagatgttaaGGCTGTGAACAAATCTTTAAGCTGCCTTGAGTGTGGTAAACCTGTTCTCCACAAAGGGTCCCTCCAGAAACATATGAGAGGTATAAGTGCCTCAGCAGCGAGGTCTTCAAACTGCCAGCGCAATAAGTCTTATGGTTGTGTTGAGTGTGGATTTTCTTTTAACGATAAATCCATATTTaaaagtcacatgagagtccacacagatcAGAAACCAtttgcttgtgttgtttgtggacacAGATTTAGGTATAAGACACATTTGAttggtcacatgagagtccacagtgAACAAAAACCTTTTATGTGTGATGTTTGTGGACAAGAATTTAGTGAAcacactaatttcaacacacacatGCGAGCCCACAATGAACAAAAAGCCTTTATGTGTGAtgtttgtggacaaagatttagccataagggACAATTGATCAGTCACactagagtccacacaggagagaaacctttttTTTGTGAGTTCTGTGGAAAAGGATTTAGCCATAAAGCACATTTGATAAGTCAtattagagtccacacaggacagaaaccatttCCCTGCAAGCTCTGTGGGCAAAGGTTTACCAAAAAGCAAACTTTGAAcatacacatgagagtccacacaggacagaaaccgtaTACTTGtaaactctgtggacaaagatttagccaaaggtCCAGTTTAAACAATCACATGGTAGTCCACACAGCGCAGAAGCCATATAATTGTgagttctgtggacaaagatttggcCTTAAGCgaggtttaaacagacacatgaaaatccacacaggacaaaaaccTTTTGTGTGTAATGTTTGTGGAAAAAGTTGTAACCAAAAAGCAAAtctaaacactcacatgagagttcacacaggacagaagccttttgtgtGTGACGTTTGTGGAGAGGGGTTCAGGCATAAAGTAAGTTTAAACGCACACaaaagagtccacacaggacaaaacacagatttaactACAAGGGTTTAA